From the genome of Psychrobacter sp. M13:
AGTTCGACAAGGTCAAGCAAGTACCTGAAATCATTCCGCCGCCACCGATTGGGGCAACAACCATATCAGGTGTTACGCCGCGCTCTTCCATTTGCTCCAAAAACTCACGTGAGCAAGTCGCTTGTCCTGCGATAACGCGTGGGTCATTGTACGGATGGACAAAATCACCGCCAGTTTCTTCTTGAATCTTAGCAAACACTTCTTCACGTGAAGTCGTTGATGGCTGGCATTCAGTGATAATACCGCCGTAACCACGGACTGCCGCTTTTTTGGCTTCAGGTGCGCTATAAGGCATGACCACATTACAAGGTACACCGCGCTGACCTGCCGCATAAGATAAAGACAGTGCATGGTTACCTGAGCTATGCGTACAGACACCATTTTTGGCTTCTTCATCACTCAAGCCAAATACGGCGTTTGAAGCACCACGAACTTTAAAAGCGCCTGCTTTTTGAAAGTTTTCGCACTTAAAGAACATCTCACAGCCAGCCAGCTCGTTCAAAAACGATGAGGTCAAAACAGGAGTACGATGAATGTATGGCTTAATGCGCTCATGCGCCTCAAGCATATCGTCAAGGGTTGGAATTGTTAAACCATCTT
Proteins encoded in this window:
- the bhcB gene encoding beta-hydroxyaspartate dehydratase BhcB, translating into MITNEDGLTIPTLDDMLEAHERIKPYIHRTPVLTSSFLNELAGCEMFFKCENFQKAGAFKVRGASNAVFGLSDEEAKNGVCTHSSGNHALSLSYAAGQRGVPCNVVMPYSAPEAKKAAVRGYGGIITECQPSTTSREEVFAKIQEETGGDFVHPYNDPRVIAGQATCSREFLEQMEERGVTPDMVVAPIGGGGMISGTCLTLSNLAPDVKIYAAEPVNADDAARSFKAGHIIADDAPDTIADGLKVPLKDLTWHFVSNYVTDILTATEEEIVAAMKLTWTHMKIVIEPSCAVPLAVILKNKDVFAGKKVGVIITGGNVDLDKLPWN